In Dyadobacter sp. CECT 9275, the following proteins share a genomic window:
- a CDS encoding family 16 glycoside hydrolase produces MFSKRSFNSFWWIRFCLIISSLWFGEAHAQTVSLSDLRFFKNPGNNWRIVGGVTADLSKHNELKAKPGEGILVNASEVGSGTHLETVAEHGDLELELDYMMALGSNSGIYFQGRYEIQLLDSWLIRKVSENDNGSIYGRQAGRQNASRAAGLWQHMKVRFRAPRFDPNGKKTENARVVSLYLNEVLIHDNVELPWQTAGAVQPNEVAKGSLLIQGDHGRVAFRNISFKLLDTPSPSLAHLHYAVYKGQNTKIPDFRVAKAQSEGNQTSLFSGIADRSNNFLIRYTGTLEVGEAAKYDLFLVADGGFSRLTIDGKEIFDWDNPNWRQSRSAELPAGALPFELIYSKVNQDDQPALGLTISGARLLPTFTGDTWAVAGRYEQEGPVYIDAPAPLVIRSFMDVPERNAGDKTHRATHAVSVGDPAGIHYTYDMDFGTLLQSWRGDFLEATPMWRGRGNGSSLPRGVLSRLGTPGLTLCRLKTSASPWPSDTTGTGYAPGGYSLDAQDQPTFWYEVLGAAVSDAIRPVSTGEGVHREITVQNPGADLYALLASGSVIEQLDDLTYLIGDSQYYIKMDSSVPKPLIRSSSGGQELIVPLDEGKLSYSIWF; encoded by the coding sequence ATGTTTTCTAAGCGCAGTTTTAATTCTTTCTGGTGGATTCGGTTCTGCTTGATTATCAGTAGTCTGTGGTTCGGTGAGGCCCATGCGCAGACCGTTTCTTTAAGCGACTTACGATTTTTTAAGAATCCGGGTAATAACTGGCGGATCGTGGGTGGGGTAACGGCGGACCTTTCGAAGCACAACGAACTAAAGGCCAAACCGGGTGAAGGTATTTTAGTAAATGCCTCGGAAGTCGGAAGCGGTACACACCTGGAAACTGTTGCCGAACATGGAGATCTCGAACTGGAACTCGACTATATGATGGCACTGGGTTCAAATTCAGGTATTTACTTCCAGGGGCGTTACGAGATCCAGTTGCTTGATAGCTGGCTGATCAGAAAGGTTAGTGAAAACGACAACGGATCAATCTATGGCCGGCAGGCGGGAAGGCAAAATGCAAGTCGTGCAGCCGGACTCTGGCAGCATATGAAAGTCAGGTTCAGAGCACCCCGTTTTGACCCAAATGGTAAAAAAACGGAGAATGCGCGGGTTGTCAGTCTTTACCTGAACGAGGTATTGATCCATGACAATGTGGAGCTGCCCTGGCAGACAGCCGGTGCCGTTCAACCCAATGAGGTCGCCAAAGGGTCATTGCTCATTCAGGGAGACCATGGCAGGGTTGCTTTTCGTAACATCAGCTTCAAACTGCTTGACACACCCTCTCCCTCGCTCGCTCACCTGCATTATGCGGTTTATAAGGGCCAGAATACGAAGATTCCGGATTTCAGGGTCGCAAAGGCCCAATCGGAAGGAAACCAGACCAGCCTCTTTTCAGGAATAGCGGACAGATCCAATAACTTTTTGATTCGCTACACCGGTACTCTGGAAGTTGGTGAAGCGGCCAAATACGACCTTTTCCTGGTCGCGGATGGTGGTTTTTCCAGATTAACCATCGATGGAAAGGAAATATTTGATTGGGATAATCCTAATTGGCGGCAGTCACGTTCCGCTGAATTACCCGCCGGAGCATTGCCCTTTGAACTTATTTATTCCAAAGTAAACCAGGACGACCAGCCCGCACTCGGTCTGACCATTTCCGGAGCCAGGCTTCTGCCTACATTTACGGGTGATACCTGGGCCGTAGCAGGAAGATATGAACAGGAAGGGCCGGTCTACATCGATGCGCCTGCACCGTTGGTGATACGCAGTTTCATGGATGTGCCCGAAAGAAATGCAGGCGACAAAACGCACCGTGCCACACATGCAGTTTCGGTAGGTGATCCGGCGGGCATTCATTACACCTACGACATGGACTTTGGGACTTTATTGCAATCATGGAGGGGTGACTTTCTGGAAGCTACGCCCATGTGGAGGGGCAGGGGTAACGGTTCGTCCCTGCCACGAGGCGTATTAAGCCGGTTGGGCACCCCAGGCCTGACGCTATGCCGACTGAAAACGTCGGCAAGTCCCTGGCCTTCCGACACGACCGGAACGGGGTATGCGCCGGGCGGGTACTCACTAGATGCGCAGGATCAGCCAACTTTTTGGTACGAGGTATTGGGCGCGGCGGTCAGCGACGCAATCCGGCCCGTATCCACCGGCGAAGGCGTCCACCGTGAGATCACCGTGCAAAATCCGGGAGCCGATCTGTATGCTTTGCTGGCTTCGGGATCAGTCATTGAACAACTGGACGATCTCACCTATCTGATCGGAGACAGCCAGTATTATATCAAAATGGATAGCAGTGTCCCGAAGCCGCTGATCAGATCGTCATCGGGAGGGCAGGAACTAATCGTGCCATTGGATGAGGGCAAGTTGTCCTATTCGATATGGTTTTGA
- a CDS encoding c-type cytochrome — translation MNFIKYDLVRNKPTTLVFATILILSCCRLAAQESPEETDYFKIFPVTAPEDAVLEVGGLASIPNGDLAVATRRGDIYIIENPTARYPYFRKFASGLHEVLGLAYKDGALYAAQRGELTKITDTNKDGHSDKSKLSDTGTDGKADTFETIYAWPLTGNYHEYSYGPKIAADGTFFVSANVAFFDEEWWSGASRVPWRGWVMHITGKNKMEPWATGMRSPCGLGIIDGELFYADNQGDWIGSGGIWHLKKGAWTGHPAGLQWSGQPNSPVKILKDDVYAIVDPRKKRGGNGEWIKPENNVNDRIIPLYTLKDKFPALQTPAVWLPHGIFGVSNSELVKIPDNAFGAFGGQILIGDQGQSKIMRVFMEKVKGEYQGAAFDFRSGFNSGVLRMAWAGDGSLFVGETSRGWGASGNALQGLERLAWSGQDPFEMKAVRAMPDGFEIEFTKPADSRSAANPASYNVSSFIYKYHPVYGSPPVNQQVNKVKGVKLSPDGLKARIVVDNLRPYYIHEIRLPGVKSAEGAYMLVHPLAYYTLNNIPDGEKLSFSELSTKEQDGSGIPAKLTGKPTSARNRVPTFEEIKPLLGKYTCLACHSADKRQVGPAYASVAQKNYTNEQIVELIYNPKPKNWPDFATEMPPMPQVPKSDALRIAAWINSLSKN, via the coding sequence ATGAATTTTATCAAGTACGATCTGGTAAGAAATAAACCGACAACACTCGTTTTCGCAACAATACTGATATTGTCCTGTTGCCGGCTGGCAGCTCAGGAATCTCCAGAAGAGACAGATTATTTTAAAATATTTCCGGTCACAGCGCCGGAAGATGCCGTATTGGAAGTGGGGGGCCTGGCAAGTATCCCGAATGGTGATCTTGCTGTGGCGACGCGTCGCGGAGATATTTATATCATTGAGAACCCAACTGCCCGGTATCCTTATTTCCGGAAATTCGCGAGCGGTCTGCACGAGGTGCTCGGGCTGGCCTACAAGGACGGTGCCTTGTATGCGGCTCAGCGTGGCGAGCTGACCAAAATTACAGATACCAATAAAGATGGGCATTCGGATAAATCTAAGTTAAGTGATACGGGTACCGACGGCAAGGCCGACACCTTCGAAACAATCTACGCATGGCCGCTCACGGGCAATTACCATGAGTATAGTTATGGACCGAAAATCGCTGCCGACGGTACGTTTTTCGTTTCTGCGAACGTCGCTTTCTTTGATGAGGAATGGTGGAGCGGAGCAAGTCGGGTGCCATGGCGCGGGTGGGTGATGCATATCACAGGTAAAAACAAAATGGAGCCGTGGGCAACGGGAATGCGCTCACCCTGCGGACTCGGTATCATTGACGGTGAGCTCTTCTACGCCGACAACCAGGGTGACTGGATCGGCTCGGGCGGAATATGGCATTTGAAAAAAGGGGCCTGGACCGGGCATCCTGCAGGGTTACAATGGTCGGGGCAACCCAATTCACCGGTTAAAATTTTAAAGGACGATGTGTACGCCATTGTAGACCCCCGTAAAAAGCGAGGCGGCAATGGGGAGTGGATCAAACCGGAAAACAATGTGAATGACAGGATTATACCTCTCTATACACTGAAAGACAAATTTCCTGCCTTGCAGACACCCGCAGTATGGCTTCCGCACGGCATATTCGGTGTTTCCAATTCGGAGCTCGTCAAAATCCCGGACAATGCTTTCGGGGCTTTTGGCGGACAAATCCTGATCGGAGACCAGGGGCAGAGCAAGATCATGCGGGTATTTATGGAAAAGGTCAAAGGAGAATACCAGGGTGCGGCCTTTGACTTCCGTTCGGGCTTCAACTCAGGTGTGCTGCGTATGGCCTGGGCTGGTGACGGCTCCTTGTTTGTAGGAGAAACCAGCCGTGGCTGGGGTGCATCCGGCAATGCATTGCAGGGGCTTGAACGCCTCGCCTGGAGCGGCCAGGATCCATTTGAAATGAAGGCAGTGCGGGCCATGCCGGATGGTTTTGAGATCGAATTTACCAAACCGGCCGATAGCAGAAGCGCCGCAAACCCCGCTTCCTATAACGTTTCGAGCTTTATCTACAAATACCACCCCGTGTACGGAAGTCCGCCGGTAAATCAGCAGGTTAATAAGGTTAAGGGTGTGAAATTATCCCCTGATGGACTCAAAGCGCGCATCGTTGTTGACAACCTGCGACCGTATTATATTCACGAGATCCGCCTGCCGGGTGTGAAAAGCGCCGAAGGGGCCTACATGCTGGTACATCCGTTGGCCTATTATACTCTCAATAATATTCCGGATGGCGAGAAGTTGAGTTTTTCGGAATTGAGCACAAAAGAACAGGATGGCTCGGGTATTCCTGCAAAACTAACCGGCAAGCCTACATCTGCCCGGAACCGTGTTCCTACTTTTGAGGAGATCAAACCGCTGCTTGGCAAATACACATGCCTGGCTTGCCATAGTGCTGACAAGCGCCAGGTGGGTCCGGCCTATGCCTCAGTCGCGCAGAAGAATTATACCAATGAACAAATCGTAGAGCTGATATATAATCCAAAACCTAAAAACTGGCCGGACTTTGCTACGGAAATGCCTCCCATGCCTCAAGTGCCCAAATCGGATGCCCTCAGGATTGCGGCATGGATCAATTCGCTGTCAAAAAACTAA
- a CDS encoding ThuA domain-containing protein has protein sequence MLNTTHPAHFPIPVRVWAILCLLLMCAGVSERVLAQAVKPEKRLLVFSKSAGFRHSSIPVGKAAIVKLCRQNGFSVDTTENAALFTDENLKKYGAVLFLNTTGGVLDANQQAAFERFIRAGAGYVGIHAATDTDHQWPWYTALSGAWFTGHPDQDTVQTTVVSRDHISMKGFPEHWWIKDELYNFGNLNPDIKVLLTIDEKAYEGGDMGDFHPMSWYHEFDGGRSFYTAFGHREDLYSNPVYLKHLFGGIQYALKKRKIPAHFHADKSKE, from the coding sequence ATGTTGAATACGACGCATCCAGCCCACTTTCCAATTCCTGTAAGGGTGTGGGCCATCCTCTGTTTACTGTTGATGTGCGCGGGCGTTTCGGAGCGGGTTCTGGCGCAGGCTGTCAAACCCGAGAAACGCCTTCTCGTTTTTTCTAAATCGGCAGGATTCCGGCATTCGTCGATACCAGTTGGGAAAGCCGCCATTGTGAAGCTGTGCAGGCAAAACGGATTTTCGGTTGATACCACGGAAAATGCCGCGCTTTTTACCGATGAAAATTTAAAGAAATACGGGGCCGTGCTATTCCTTAATACCACGGGAGGTGTATTGGACGCGAATCAGCAAGCCGCGTTTGAGAGATTTATCAGGGCCGGGGCAGGATACGTGGGTATTCATGCAGCAACGGATACAGATCATCAATGGCCTTGGTACACAGCCCTTTCGGGTGCCTGGTTTACGGGCCATCCCGACCAGGATACGGTTCAAACCACGGTTGTGAGCAGGGATCATATTTCGATGAAAGGGTTCCCCGAACACTGGTGGATTAAAGACGAATTGTACAATTTCGGAAATCTTAACCCCGATATCAAAGTCCTGTTGACCATTGATGAAAAAGCCTATGAAGGCGGGGACATGGGGGACTTTCATCCGATGTCCTGGTACCATGAATTCGACGGCGGGAGATCATTTTATACCGCATTTGGTCACAGGGAAGATTTGTATAGCAATCCGGTATATCTGAAACATTTGTTCGGAGGTATTCAGTATGCTTTAAAAAAAAGAAAAATTCCGGCTCATTTTCATGCAGATAAATCAAAAGAATAG